The DNA segment TCAGCACCAGGTATGTGAGGCATAGGTTTTACTGGAAGATAATTAACTACAAAATAATCTATGGGATTTACTCCTGCAAACTTAACTTTTATCCTAACGTCGTGAGCACCTACTTCAGGGTTAGGGAGTTCAACTAGTTTCAAGTTTTCAATTCCGCTTTTATCGAACTGTAAAGCTCTCATATTTTCTTCTTTCTTTTTGTTTATTATAAAAGTAACTCGATTTAGGTAAAGTTAGTTACTTTAACTACATTATTCAAGAATATGCGTACTGCCTAACGAAAACCCTTAGTCTAAATACCTTTTAACAATCTTTTAGTTCTCTCTTCTAGTGCCTCTTTTAAGATCTCATCAACGTCTTTAGATCCCAATTAGACCTTACTAACACATTAAAGATAGACAGAAAATCCAGATCAGAGTTGATAGTTTCTTTTAAGGATTATTCTAGTTGCGGCAGTATCTTAGTTAGCATCTATTATCTCCAATTTGCTCCTCAAGAATGTTTAAACTCCGCTTTAGCATTAAGGAATTGTTTTTACACCATGTTTTTCGGCAGTTTTCCTCAATTTTTCATCATAGGTTGCTAAATTTCCTTTTAATTCCTTAGCTAAGGCTAGAATTATGTAATCATTTAACATTTTTAAGGGTTTACCGTCTTCCTTTAACATTTTTATACCATTTAGTATGGTTTCTGGGCTTTCGCATATAATTTCAAACTCCCTTAACTCTTTAATCTTAGTTTCTATTAAGGAAACATTTGGCGTAAGTTTTGCTAAAACCCATAAGAACTCATAAACCACTCTGACCTCCTCCCCGCCCTAAAGGGCGAGGGTTCCCCGAGGTCTTAGGGGTTACACCCCCTTTATGGGTGCTACTCGGTTATGATCCACGATGAAAGATAGAGGTTTCTTAACTGCGTTAATAATTACTCCTACTGCCTTCTTTAGAATGTTTAACGCACCATTCAAATCGCTGTGAAGTTTATGACCCAAAGGACAGTTGACAACACCTCTTGGCTTTCTCTTTACTTCCACGTCGTGGTAAGCGCAATACTTTGATGTATTGTACTCAACAACCTCAAACACCTTCATACCGTATTCTTGTGCTTTCAATTCAATGGATTCCATCAACTTACGATAAGACCAAATGTTTACTGTAAACTTATTACCCTTCTCCTTCACAATGTTGAATGGGTAACCTAAGTAAATTGTTGACACTCCTAGTTCGTGAAGTGTCCTAATAAGGTGGGAAGCTAAGTTACGGTAGAGGTGAAGAAGCCTCCTAGTTAGTTTCTTGAACAGTCTCCTCTCTTCCCTTAACAATTCCAGATATGCCTCATGTTCGCCAAGGTTTTTGGTTCTGTCTGCTAACGATTGAACTTCTGAAATCCTCCTTTGGAAGTAGAAGTAGTCCTCCTTTGTCCTAACACCCTTGTAGAGCAACCAAGTGCCATCGTTAACTACTACGCTTGCTATTACGTTAATACCTAAATCGATGGAAGCGAGCTTGTCTCCATTTGGTTTGGCAATCTGGATACTCTTCCTTTCACCCTTGACGACGTGCTTGCTCTTCTTTCCAGCTTCTTCAACACCTACCTCAACTGGTATGTGTGCATACCAGGCGTTCTTGGTTTCGTCAAAAATTATTTCTAATCTACCTTGCTTACCGTACCATTTGAGTCTACCAACAAAGTCTATTTCCATTTTAAAGTCCTTGAGGATTAATTTATGATTTTCAGCATCTACCTCATATCGATCTTGTCTAATGATTAGTATTAGCTTTCTCTTCTTCGTCTCTCTGTCCTTCCAGTATCTAGGCGGAGAAACGCGGTTCATGTGTGGTGGTAGTTTTCCCTCCTTCTTCAGTTTTAACAAGGAGAAGAAGGACGACCACGCTTCGTTGTTCTTCTGAAGAATAGCTTGAGCATTAACGCCCAACTTGTCCTTATACTTCTCGTAGTACTTACTCCACGTTCCCTTAAAGTCTACTTTCCCTTCGTGGAAGAATTGTTGCCTCCTTTCATAGTTAACTTCGTTGAAGAGCTTTGCAGAGAGATTGGCTAACCTCCTCAACTTTCTTTCTTGAAAACCATTTGGAAGAAGACGAACTACGTTTGTCCTCTTTCCTGAGTGTTCAACTTTGTAGACACCCTCCTCTGGCATTGCGGGAGTGGAAGTCGGCTCCCGCTCCTCATCCTCATAAAGTTGACCAGAGGAGGGTGCCATAACTAATCGTTATTGCTGAAGTTTAAATAGCTTTACTCCGCCCCTAGAAGGGGCGAGGCTTGTCGTTCATTTATCATTTAATGCCTCCTCAACTGCCTTATCTATATCCTCTTGATCCACTTTTCTATTCAATCTTATTGTAGTCCACTTTCTTATGTACGGTTTAATTATTATAACCCCATTACTTTCATCTAAAGTTACTTCCACGTAATCCCCTTCCTTTATACCTAATTTTTCTCTTATCTCTGAAGGTATAGTAACTTGAAAGTTTCTAGTAACCTTTACCTTCATAGTAAAAAGTGAGAGTTACTAATATATAAATTTTAACTACAACTAAATAGCAAATAAGTACGATTAACCTCTAACGGTCCTAAATTATTATCGCGTTGTTACCCACCGAAGATTCCCCACTCGAGGAGAGTATTACTCTCTATATAACTTCCTTATTTCGTCGTTTGTGCTAACTGAGGTTAACAGAGAGATTAAGGAAGAACTGAAAGGACTGGAGTCATGATGGTCAGCAATTTTGTTGAAATAAGGAGATATATGTGAAACCTTGTTAAACAAATTTCGTCAATTGTTACCTTCTCATTTTATTGGATATATAAAAATTCCTTATGTAAAGAGGGATGTAGAAAAAAGGGAGAGGGAATTGATTAGACATTTATTTCACCGATTTAGTTCTCCTCTAGCAGGATAGAATGGATTTACCGTAGTTCTTTGTATGCCTGGTTATCTCCTTAACATCTTCATCACTAACTGAGTACTCTGAATACTTACCGTTCTTTTCTACTTTAACTATTCTTAGGTAAGACAAGTGGTGTGAAATTGTGAATCTCTAGACATATCTTGAACTGTGACTTTACCCTTGTCTAAGAGGTAGAAGACTATCTCCAACCTGGTCTTATAAAGCCTCGACCCTTCTATGGACAGAGAGGAGGTACAGGAAAAATGACCCCAGTTCCAGTAAAAGGCTTTCGTTGTTATTGCTTACTATCTCTTTTCTTCTTATTAAGCATATGTTCATTATGAGAAAATTTTTTAACAAAAGAGTGTAAAGAAAATTTGAGAAAAAATGAAAATAAGAATAAATCAAGACGAATTGAAATGCGAACAATGCGGTGCACCCCTAACTGAGGACGACGTTTACGTTAGAGTAATAAATGGGGAAAAGCACTACTTCTGTTGTTCCCACTGTGCTGACAAATTTGAGGCTAGGTTAAAATGAAAGACCTAGTAATAATAGGTTACGGAGCAGCAGGTTTCGCTTCACTTATTGAAGCAAATGAACTGGGAATTAAGCCAGTTTTAATAGGTTACGGCCCTATTGGAGGGACTTGCGTAAACGTAGGTTGCGTTCCTTCAAAGAGGTTACTCCACTTAGGGGAAAAGGGAAGAGATTTTTTCTCGTCTTTTGAAGACACCAAACAGTTCGTAAATAGATCCAGGAAAGAAAAATACGAGGACGTCCTCAGTTATTACGACGTGGAATTAATAGAAGGTAAAGCTTACTTTATTTCCCCTCACGAGGTAAAAGTTGGGGATAAAGTAATAGAAGGTAAGAAGTTCATTATAGCTACCGGATCTTCTCCTTTTATCCCGGAAATTCCGGGATTAAAAGACTTAGGATACTGGACTAACGTTGAGGCTCTAAAC comes from the Acidianus infernus genome and includes:
- a CDS encoding RNA-guided endonuclease InsQ/TnpB family protein; the encoded protein is MAPSSGQLYEDEEREPTSTPAMPEEGVYKVEHSGKRTNVVRLLPNGFQERKLRRLANLSAKLFNEVNYERRQQFFHEGKVDFKGTWSKYYEKYKDKLGVNAQAILQKNNEAWSSFFSLLKLKKEGKLPPHMNRVSPPRYWKDRETKKRKLILIIRQDRYEVDAENHKLILKDFKMEIDFVGRLKWYGKQGRLEIIFDETKNAWYAHIPVEVGVEEAGKKSKHVVKGERKSIQIAKPNGDKLASIDLGINVIASVVVNDGTWLLYKGVRTKEDYFYFQRRISEVQSLADRTKNLGEHEAYLELLREERRLFKKLTRRLLHLYRNLASHLIRTLHELGVSTIYLGYPFNIVKEKGNKFTVNIWSYRKLMESIELKAQEYGMKVFEVVEYNTSKYCAYHDVEVKRKPRGVVNCPLGHKLHSDLNGALNILKKAVGVIINAVKKPLSFIVDHNRVAPIKGV
- a CDS encoding AbrB/MazE/SpoVT family DNA-binding domain-containing protein, giving the protein MKVKVTRNFQVTIPSEIREKLGIKEGDYVEVTLDESNGVIIIKPYIRKWTTIRLNRKVDQEDIDKAVEEALNDK
- a CDS encoding TA0938 family protein; protein product: MKIRINQDELKCEQCGAPLTEDDVYVRVINGEKHYFCCSHCADKFEARLK